A genomic segment from Bradyrhizobium diazoefficiens USDA 110 encodes:
- a CDS encoding YceD family protein → MSRPNTGPDPWRSPVIVAQIPDTGLHREIEASAAERQVMAEVAGVREILSANASFDVVPKSGGRVQVTGHVRARVGQTCVVSLDPIENEIEEEVDLTFAPEAEARRLSDLIEEGQDDEEPPEVIDPPETIINGIIDLGRLATDALFLAIDPYPRKPGVVFEAEVVALDPSDHPFAALKALQDKKKGQ, encoded by the coding sequence ATGAGCCGACCGAATACTGGACCCGATCCCTGGCGGTCCCCCGTCATCGTTGCGCAGATTCCCGACACCGGCCTGCACCGCGAGATCGAGGCGTCGGCCGCCGAACGGCAGGTCATGGCCGAGGTCGCGGGCGTGCGGGAGATCCTGTCCGCTAACGCCAGCTTCGACGTCGTGCCGAAAAGCGGCGGCCGGGTCCAGGTCACGGGCCACGTCCGCGCCCGGGTCGGCCAGACCTGCGTGGTCTCGCTCGATCCGATCGAGAACGAGATCGAGGAGGAGGTGGACCTGACGTTTGCCCCCGAGGCCGAGGCACGCCGCCTGTCCGACCTGATCGAGGAGGGCCAGGACGACGAGGAGCCACCGGAGGTCATCGACCCGCCGGAGACCATCATCAATGGCATCATCGACCTCGGCCGGCTCGCCACCGATGCCCTGTTCCTGGCGATCGACCCCTATCCGCGCAAGCCGGGGGTCGTGTTCGAGGCGGAGGTCGTCGCCCTCGACCCGTCGGACCATCCTTTCGCAGCGCTGAAGGCGCTTCAGGACAAGAAGAAAGGCCAATAG
- a CDS encoding ubiquinol-cytochrome C chaperone family protein, which translates to MLWPFNHFRKPRLAPPGTIEAIYGMIVTQAREPIFYRDLGVPDTVNGRFDLLLLHFWLLLRRLRTVQGATELSQALFDRFCEDMDDNLREMGVGDQTVPKRMRAFGEAFYGRVQAYDQAVEGGGEALAAAICKNILNGSGMDQAERLAAYARATDADLGRTGEAALLRAAFNFPPALPEDVTP; encoded by the coding sequence ATGCTTTGGCCGTTCAATCACTTCAGGAAACCCCGGCTAGCCCCGCCGGGCACCATTGAAGCCATCTATGGCATGATCGTGACGCAGGCGCGAGAACCCATATTTTACCGCGACTTGGGCGTGCCCGATACGGTTAACGGGCGTTTCGACCTGTTGCTGCTCCATTTCTGGCTGCTGCTGCGGCGCCTGCGCACGGTCCAGGGCGCCACGGAGCTGTCGCAGGCGCTGTTCGACCGCTTCTGCGAGGACATGGACGACAATCTGCGCGAGATGGGGGTGGGCGACCAGACCGTGCCAAAGCGGATGCGGGCCTTCGGCGAGGCCTTTTACGGCCGGGTGCAGGCCTACGATCAGGCGGTCGAAGGCGGCGGTGAGGCGCTGGCGGCGGCGATCTGCAAGAATATCTTGAATGGGTCCGGCATGGACCAGGCGGAGCGGCTCGCGGCCTACGCGCGGGCCACGGACGCCGATCTCGGCCGGACCGGCGAGGCCGCGCTGCTGCGCGCGGCCTTCAACTTTCCCCCGGCGCTTCCCGAGGATGTCACGCCATGA
- a CDS encoding outer membrane protein assembly factor BamE: MTITNQTSPRADTRRGLHARWRGLRMAAAAALVGVALAGCTGEQFQKGYILPPGALEQIPIGASQDQVLIVMGTPSTVATLDGEVFYYISQRSERMVAFMNQRVVDQRVIAIYFDKNRRVRRLANYGLQDGKIFDFISRTTPTSGQEMSYLTPLFKLLSFN; encoded by the coding sequence ATGACGATAACGAACCAGACGAGCCCGCGCGCAGACACGCGGCGCGGCCTTCATGCACGCTGGCGCGGCCTGCGCATGGCTGCCGCTGCGGCCTTGGTCGGCGTGGCGCTCGCGGGCTGCACCGGCGAGCAGTTCCAGAAGGGCTACATCCTGCCGCCCGGCGCGCTGGAGCAGATTCCGATCGGCGCGAGCCAGGACCAGGTGCTGATCGTGATGGGCACGCCCTCCACGGTCGCGACCCTCGACGGCGAGGTCTTCTACTACATCTCGCAGCGCTCGGAGCGGATGGTCGCCTTCATGAACCAGAGGGTGGTCGATCAACGCGTGATCGCGATCTATTTCGACAAGAATCGGCGCGTGCGCCGGCTGGCGAATTACGGCCTCCAGGACGGCAAGATCTTCGACTTCATCAGCCGCACCACGCCGACATCGGGCCAGGAGATGAGCTACCTTACGCCGCTGTTCAAGCTGCTCAGCTTTAACTGA
- a CDS encoding Bug family tripartite tricarboxylate transporter substrate binding protein — MPKTLLSRRRVLTGAAGLSAAAILPRSSLADWKPTENVRLVVPAAAGGSTDVMGRLLAAHLQTAWGQSAVVENRSGGGGTIGTAEVVRAKPDGHTILIGNPGPNAIAYSIFKNLTYKPDQLQPVSNMIRIPNIVSAHPKTGIKSVAELIAYLKANPDKLSYASSGVGQSPHLTGAWFLQLTGLKMTHIPFRGAGPALQAALAGDIQILFDNLYPSLPQVQNGTLTGLCVTTAERSDLAPNLPTMRESAPELANFDVSSWFSVFLPKGVPAGVLEALNLQVKAMLERDDIKKNIAAMGARADYGTPQQFADFVDAETKKFAGIIQKEGLQMDVQ; from the coding sequence GTGCCGAAAACCTTGTTGTCCCGCCGCCGCGTGCTCACCGGCGCTGCCGGCCTGTCGGCTGCAGCGATCCTGCCGCGGTCGAGCCTGGCGGACTGGAAACCCACCGAAAACGTCCGCCTCGTCGTGCCGGCTGCGGCCGGCGGTTCGACTGATGTCATGGGCCGGCTCCTGGCCGCCCATCTGCAAACCGCCTGGGGCCAGTCGGCCGTCGTGGAAAACCGCTCCGGCGGCGGCGGCACGATCGGCACCGCCGAGGTGGTTCGCGCCAAGCCGGACGGCCACACCATCCTGATTGGCAACCCCGGGCCGAACGCGATCGCCTACAGCATCTTCAAGAACCTCACCTACAAGCCGGACCAGCTCCAGCCGGTCTCCAACATGATCCGGATCCCGAACATCGTGTCGGCGCATCCGAAGACCGGCATCAAGTCGGTCGCCGAGCTGATCGCCTATCTCAAGGCCAATCCGGACAAGCTCAGCTATGCCTCCTCCGGCGTCGGCCAGAGCCCTCACCTCACCGGCGCCTGGTTCTTGCAGCTCACCGGGCTGAAGATGACGCACATCCCGTTCCGCGGCGCCGGGCCCGCGCTCCAGGCCGCGCTCGCCGGCGACATCCAGATCCTGTTCGACAACCTCTATCCGAGCCTGCCGCAGGTCCAGAACGGCACGCTCACCGGCCTCTGCGTGACGACCGCCGAGCGCAGCGACCTCGCGCCGAACCTGCCGACCATGCGCGAGAGCGCACCGGAGCTGGCCAATTTCGACGTCTCGTCGTGGTTCTCGGTGTTCCTGCCGAAAGGCGTCCCCGCCGGGGTGCTCGAAGCGCTCAATCTCCAGGTGAAGGCGATGCTGGAGCGCGACGACATCAAGAAGAACATCGCCGCCATGGGCGCCCGCGCCGACTACGGCACGCCGCAGCAGTTCGCCGACTTCGTGGACGCCGAGACGAAGAAGTTCGCCGGCATCATCCAGAAGGAAGGTTTGCAGATGGATGTGCAGTAG
- a CDS encoding sodium-translocating pyrophosphatase, which translates to MTALWLIVLCGVLSVVYAIWATSSVLSADAGSPRMQEIAAAVREGAQAYLRRQYTTIGIVGIVIFVLLVYFLGFYVAIGFAIGAILSGAAGFIGMNVSVRANVRTAQAATTSLAGGLELAFKAGAITGMLVAGLALLGVTLYFGFLVYSLKLAPDSRVVVDAMVALGFGASLISIFARLGGGIFTKGADVGGDLVGKVEAGIPEDDPRNPATIADNVGDNVGDCAGMAADLFETYAVTAVATMVLAAIFFAKTPILMSMMTLPLAIGGICIITSIIGTFFVKLGPSQSIMGALYKGLIATGVLSLIGIAVVIYTLIGFGKLDGVDYTGMSLFECGVVGLIVTALIIWITEYYTGTDYRPVKSIAAASVTGHGTNVIQGLAISMEATALPAIVIIAGILVTYSLAGLFGIAIATATMLALAGMIVALDAFGPVTDNAGGIAEMAGLPKEVRKSTDALDAVGNTTKAVTKGYAIGSAGLGALVLFAAYNQDLKFFVADSAHHTYFAGVNPDFSLNNPYVVVGLLFGGLLPYLFGAMGMTAVGRAASAIVEEVRRQFREKPGIMQGTDKPDYGKAVDLLTKAAIKEMIIPSLLPVLSPIVVYFLIYAIAGGGATGKSAAFSAVGAMLLGVIVTGLFVAISMTSGGGAWDNAKKYIEDGHYGGKGSDAHKSAVTGDTVGDPYKDTAGPAVNPMIKITNIVALLLLAILAH; encoded by the coding sequence ATGACAGCATTATGGTTGATAGTGCTCTGCGGAGTGCTTTCCGTCGTCTACGCGATTTGGGCGACGTCTTCGGTGTTGAGCGCGGATGCGGGGTCGCCGCGCATGCAGGAGATCGCAGCTGCGGTGCGCGAAGGCGCACAGGCCTATCTGCGGCGCCAGTACACCACGATCGGTATCGTCGGCATCGTCATCTTCGTGCTGCTTGTCTATTTCCTCGGGTTCTATGTCGCGATCGGTTTTGCCATCGGCGCCATCCTGTCGGGGGCGGCCGGCTTCATCGGCATGAACGTCTCGGTTCGCGCCAATGTGCGCACCGCCCAGGCGGCGACCACGTCGCTCGCCGGCGGCCTCGAGCTCGCCTTCAAGGCGGGCGCGATCACCGGCATGCTGGTGGCGGGTCTCGCGCTGCTCGGCGTGACCCTCTATTTCGGCTTCCTGGTCTATTCGCTGAAGCTCGCGCCTGACAGCCGCGTCGTCGTCGACGCCATGGTGGCGCTCGGCTTCGGCGCCTCGCTGATCTCGATCTTCGCCCGTCTCGGCGGCGGCATCTTCACCAAGGGTGCGGACGTCGGCGGCGACCTCGTCGGCAAGGTCGAGGCCGGCATTCCCGAGGACGATCCGCGCAACCCGGCGACCATTGCCGACAACGTCGGCGACAACGTGGGCGACTGCGCCGGCATGGCCGCCGACCTGTTCGAGACCTATGCGGTGACCGCGGTCGCCACCATGGTGCTCGCGGCGATCTTCTTCGCCAAGACGCCGATCCTCATGAGCATGATGACGCTGCCGCTCGCCATTGGCGGCATCTGCATCATCACCTCGATCATCGGCACCTTCTTCGTCAAGCTCGGGCCGAGCCAGTCGATCATGGGCGCGCTCTACAAGGGCCTGATCGCAACCGGCGTGCTGTCGCTGATCGGCATTGCCGTGGTGATCTACACGCTGATCGGCTTCGGCAAGCTCGACGGCGTCGATTATACCGGCATGTCGCTGTTCGAATGCGGCGTCGTCGGCCTGATCGTCACCGCGCTGATCATCTGGATCACCGAATACTACACCGGCACCGACTATCGTCCGGTGAAGTCGATTGCGGCTGCGTCGGTGACCGGCCACGGCACCAACGTGATCCAGGGCCTTGCGATCTCGATGGAGGCGACCGCGCTGCCTGCGATCGTCATCATCGCCGGCATCCTCGTCACTTACAGCCTTGCCGGCCTGTTCGGCATCGCGATCGCGACGGCCACCATGCTGGCGCTGGCCGGCATGATCGTCGCGCTCGACGCCTTCGGTCCGGTGACGGACAACGCCGGCGGCATCGCCGAGATGGCGGGCCTGCCGAAGGAGGTGCGCAAGTCGACCGATGCGCTCGACGCCGTCGGCAACACCACCAAGGCGGTCACCAAGGGCTACGCGATCGGTTCGGCCGGTCTCGGCGCGCTCGTGCTGTTCGCGGCCTACAACCAGGACCTCAAGTTCTTCGTTGCGGATTCCGCGCATCACACCTACTTCGCCGGCGTCAATCCCGACTTCTCGCTGAACAATCCCTATGTGGTGGTGGGCCTCCTGTTCGGTGGTCTGCTGCCGTATCTGTTCGGCGCGATGGGCATGACGGCCGTGGGCCGTGCGGCGAGCGCGATCGTCGAGGAGGTGCGGCGTCAGTTCCGCGAGAAGCCGGGTATCATGCAGGGCACCGACAAGCCGGACTACGGCAAGGCGGTCGACCTGCTGACCAAGGCGGCGATCAAGGAGATGATCATCCCCTCGCTGCTGCCGGTGTTGTCGCCGATCGTCGTCTACTTCCTGATCTACGCGATCGCCGGAGGCGGTGCGACCGGCAAGTCGGCGGCGTTCTCGGCGGTCGGCGCGATGCTGCTCGGCGTGATCGTGACGGGCCTGTTCGTCGCGATCTCCATGACCTCCGGCGGCGGCGCCTGGGACAACGCCAAGAAGTACATCGAGGACGGTCACTACGGCGGCAAGGGCAGTGATGCCCACAAGTCAGCGGTGACCGGCGACACCGTCGGCGATCCCTACAAGGACACGGCGGGACCCGCGGTGAACCCGATGATCAAGATCACGAACATCGTGGCTTTGCTGCTGCTGGCGATCCTGGCGCACTGA
- the thiL gene encoding thiamine-phosphate kinase yields the protein MTNAPENSAEDSLIARYFKPLATDPGAFGLVDDAAVLSSSGDDIVVTTDAVIEGVHYLATDPPDTIARKALRVNLSDLAAKGAVPAGFVLTLALRSKEDAWLGPFADALGEDAKTFACPLLGGDTVSTPGPQMISITAFGRVPRGRMVGRTGARPGDRILVTGTIGDAALGLDVLTGGAAAAALASDPAAREALVSRYRIPQPRNVLARAVRDHASAAMDVSDGLAGDLTKLCAASGVSASVDVANVPLSAAAAGLIVRNAVCVETLLAGGDDYEVLCTVPPAQSDALIAAGRAAGVAVTAIGMIVAGSARPRFLDGQGQELALKRLSYSHF from the coding sequence ATGACCAACGCACCGGAAAACTCCGCCGAAGACTCCCTCATCGCGCGCTATTTCAAGCCGCTGGCGACCGATCCCGGTGCGTTCGGGCTGGTCGACGATGCCGCGGTCCTGTCCTCGTCCGGCGACGACATCGTCGTCACCACCGATGCCGTGATCGAGGGTGTGCACTATCTTGCCACCGACCCACCCGACACCATCGCGCGCAAGGCGCTGCGGGTGAACCTGTCCGATCTCGCCGCCAAGGGCGCCGTGCCGGCCGGCTTCGTGCTGACGCTGGCGCTGCGGAGCAAGGAGGACGCCTGGCTCGGGCCGTTCGCGGATGCGCTGGGCGAGGATGCGAAAACCTTCGCGTGCCCGCTGCTCGGCGGCGACACGGTGTCGACGCCGGGGCCGCAAATGATCTCGATCACCGCCTTCGGCCGTGTGCCGCGGGGTCGGATGGTCGGCCGCACCGGGGCGCGGCCAGGCGACCGTATCCTGGTGACAGGCACGATCGGCGATGCCGCGCTCGGACTTGACGTGCTCACGGGCGGCGCTGCGGCTGCGGCGCTGGCGTCCGATCCTGCCGCAAGGGAAGCTCTGGTCTCGCGCTATCGCATCCCGCAGCCACGCAACGTGCTGGCGCGCGCGGTGAGGGATCATGCGTCGGCTGCGATGGACGTCTCCGACGGGCTCGCCGGCGACCTGACAAAACTCTGCGCGGCGTCGGGCGTCTCGGCCTCTGTGGACGTGGCGAACGTGCCGCTCTCGGCCGCCGCGGCGGGCCTGATCGTGCGCAACGCCGTTTGCGTCGAGACGCTGCTTGCCGGGGGCGACGATTACGAGGTGCTGTGCACGGTGCCGCCGGCGCAAAGCGATGCGCTGATTGCCGCGGGGCGGGCCGCTGGCGTTGCGGTCACGGCGATCGGCATGATCGTCGCAGGGAGCGCGCGGCCGCGCTTCCTGGACGGCCAGGGCCAGGAATTGGCTTTGAAGCGGCTGTCCTACAGCCACTTCTAG
- the nusB gene encoding transcription antitermination factor NusB, which yields MADNNKKPAGLTEKKANRRGAARLAAVQALYQMDIAGAGINDIFAEFESHWLGNEVEGDTYLPAEAAFFRDVVSGVVRDQKKLDPLIDEALSKGWPLKRIEAILRAVLRAGAYELQHRKDVPGRVVVSEYVDVANAFVDREETGMVNAVLDQIGRQFRGDEFGRG from the coding sequence ATGGCCGACAACAACAAGAAGCCGGCGGGGCTTACGGAGAAGAAGGCGAACCGGCGCGGTGCGGCGCGGCTCGCGGCCGTCCAGGCGCTGTACCAGATGGATATCGCCGGCGCCGGCATCAACGACATCTTCGCCGAGTTCGAGAGCCACTGGCTCGGCAACGAGGTCGAGGGCGACACCTACCTGCCGGCCGAAGCCGCGTTCTTCCGCGACGTCGTCTCCGGCGTCGTGCGCGACCAGAAGAAGCTCGACCCCCTGATCGACGAGGCGCTGTCGAAGGGCTGGCCATTGAAGCGGATCGAGGCGATCCTGCGCGCGGTGCTGCGGGCCGGGGCCTATGAGCTCCAGCATCGCAAGGACGTGCCGGGCCGCGTCGTGGTCTCCGAATATGTCGACGTTGCCAATGCCTTCGTCGATCGCGAGGAGACCGGCATGGTGAATGCGGTGCTCGACCAGATCGGCCGTCAGTTTCGCGGTGACGAGTTCGGGCGAGGGTAA
- the ribH gene encoding 6,7-dimethyl-8-ribityllumazine synthase, whose translation MADARRAPLKDQTDISGARALIVEARFYDDLQDALLDGAVAELKAAGLTHDVITVPGALEIPAAVAIAVDAAAANGKPYDAVIALGCVIRGDTIHFEIVSQESSRALMDLAVSRKLPLGNGILTVNTEAQAWARARASELNKGGDAARAALAMLRIKRRLARA comes from the coding sequence ATGGCAGACGCGCGGCGCGCACCCTTGAAGGACCAGACCGACATTTCCGGCGCGCGTGCGCTGATTGTCGAGGCGCGGTTCTATGACGATCTCCAGGATGCGCTACTGGACGGCGCAGTGGCCGAGCTGAAGGCCGCCGGCCTGACGCATGACGTCATCACGGTTCCCGGCGCGCTGGAGATCCCGGCGGCGGTGGCCATTGCGGTCGATGCCGCGGCGGCCAACGGCAAGCCCTACGATGCGGTGATCGCGCTCGGCTGCGTGATCCGCGGCGACACCATCCATTTCGAGATCGTCTCGCAGGAATCCTCCCGAGCGCTGATGGACCTTGCGGTTTCGCGAAAGCTCCCGCTCGGCAACGGCATTCTCACCGTCAACACCGAGGCGCAGGCCTGGGCGCGGGCGCGCGCCAGCGAGCTCAACAAGGGCGGCGATGCCGCGCGCGCTGCGCTTGCGATGCTGCGCATCAAGCGCCGCCTGGCGCGGGCCTGA
- a CDS encoding riboflavin synthase — protein sequence MFTGIVTDLGEIVSFTPTAQGQLHRLRIACSYDQTTIADGASIACNGVCLTVVASGVAGGKAWFDVDAAAETLALTTAKHWRVGTRLNLERALKIGDELGGHIVAGHADGIATIVSREDLPDMARFVLSTTRELARFIATKGSITLDGVSLTVNTVADVTFSVLIIPHTLTVTTIGGWKAGAEVNIEVDLMARYAARLTEMK from the coding sequence ATGTTCACCGGCATTGTCACCGATCTCGGCGAGATCGTCAGCTTCACGCCAACGGCGCAGGGCCAGTTGCACCGGCTGCGCATCGCCTGCAGCTACGATCAGACCACCATTGCCGATGGCGCCTCGATCGCCTGCAACGGCGTCTGCCTGACGGTCGTCGCTTCAGGTGTCGCGGGCGGCAAGGCCTGGTTCGACGTCGATGCGGCCGCCGAGACGCTGGCGCTCACGACGGCGAAGCACTGGAGGGTGGGCACCAGGCTCAATCTCGAACGCGCGCTCAAGATCGGCGATGAGCTCGGCGGCCATATCGTCGCCGGTCACGCCGACGGGATCGCGACCATCGTCAGCCGCGAGGACCTGCCCGACATGGCGCGGTTCGTGCTCTCCACGACGCGCGAGCTGGCGCGGTTCATCGCCACCAAGGGCTCGATTACGCTCGACGGCGTCTCGCTGACGGTCAATACGGTTGCGGACGTGACCTTTTCGGTGCTGATTATCCCGCACACGCTGACCGTCACGACGATCGGCGGCTGGAAGGCGGGGGCCGAGGTCAATATCGAGGTCGACCTGATGGCCCGCTACGCGGCGCGGCTGACGGAAATGAAGTGA